Below is a genomic region from Pirellulales bacterium.
AGATCCTCGAACACATGCACGGCTTTCCGCGCATCTTGATCGGCCTGGCGAACGATCAACTCGGCTACATCATCCCGCCGGAAGATTTCCGCGACGACGAATATGAGGAAACGATGTCGCAGGGCCCCGCCGCGGCCCCCGTCGTCCGCGATACGGCCATCCGCATGCTGAAGGGAATCAAATAAATACGGGTGGAGGATTTTTTTAACGCAAAGGCGCGAAGACGCTAAGGCGCAAAGAATACTCCCGTTGCGGCACGACGAAGCAGATTCTTTTTTTCTTTGCGCCTCTGCGCCTCTGCGCCTTAGCGTCTTTGCGTTAAAAAGTCTGCATGATGCAATTCGACAAGATGCGGATCATCGATCTCAGCGTGGCCTTGGCCGATAACGCACCCAGCGAGCCGCTGCCGGCGCGGATCCATTACGTCACGCACGACGACGAAGGCCGGCAACAGATGGAGCAGTTCTTCGGCATCCGGCCGGAGGATCTCGTCTACTCGCACGGACAAGGCTGGGCGATCGAGGAAATTATCGCCATCACGCACACCGGCACGCACGTCGACGCCCCCTACCACTACGGCGCCACGAGCGAGGGGAAGCCGGCCCGGCACATCGACGAGGTCCCGCTCGAATGGTGCTTCGCGCCGGGCGTGTTGCTCGACATGCGACATAAGGATCCGGGCTCGTTCATCGAGATCGAGGATCTCGAAAAGGCGCTCACGCAGATCGAGCACGTGTTGCGGCCACTCGACATCGTGCTCTTACAGACCGGGGCCGATAAGCGGCTCGATTCGCCCGCCTACTTCGCGCAGCCCGGCTTGGGACGCGAAGGCACGCTGTGGCTGGTCGAGCGCGGCGTGCGCGTGATCGGCATCGACGCCTACACGCTCGACCGCCCTTTTGCTTCGATGGTGGCCGACTACCAGCGCACGGGCGATGGCCGCTACATCTGGCCCGCCCACTTCGCCGGACTGACGCGCGAATACTGCCAGATCGAAAAGCTGGCCAACCTCGATCAAATCCCCAGCCCCAAGGGGTTTTATGTCTCCTGCCTGCCGGTGAAGATCGAACGAGCCAGCGCCGGCTGGTGCCGCGCCGTGGCCTTGGTCCCAGAGTCGTAGCTCAGGTACTCCGTACCTGACAAATGCGTGCGGTAAAATCTCACGCGGATCCGCGGAGAGTGGAGGAGACGCGGAGTTCTCGCCGCCGCGCCACACGCGCGTAACGGCGGACGACATCGCGCCATCATAACCCGAAGCGTCAGCGAGGAAATTCTGCGTGGCACGTTACGCCGTTAATCCTTGGTGTTGTGGTCGAGGGGTGAGGTAGCACGGATGATTTTCCGGAGCGGGCTTGCCACGGCGCGGGGCCCGAGTCGGAAAATCGTCCGTGTCGCGCAGCGACAAGAGGACGAGGGCCGGCAGACCATCTCTCTCCCTCGTTCGCGGCGCACACGTCGTACGGGCCCTCTGGTTGCTACGCAACACCGACGATTTTGCGACTCTTGTCTTTCTGTCGGTAGAAAGCCTGTCGTGCAAAATCATCGGTGCTACCCACTCGATTCAAAGGTTAACGGCGTAGGGTGCCACTGGCTTTGCCAGTGCGGATCGAGTGGAGCACATCGAGCTACAGCCGTCGCCTGCCGACGAACTCTTGGTCGAGCAAGAGGGCAGTCGAGCCTTCGTCGCTGATTCAAGTGAAACGCAACGTGTGCGATCAAGAAACACTAGCAGAGCCTGTGCCACCCGCAGAAGTCATACTTTTCGAGGGGAGTGACACAAAGAGGCGACCGCCTGCTTTCACTTTTCCTCGCTGATGCTTCGGGTTGGGATGAAACGTTATCGTGCCTGCCGTTGTGCGTGCTGAACCGGCGATGTTGTCACGCACGGGGTATGTGATCTACGCCAAAATTTCCCGCACCACTTCCCCAGCCACGTCGGTCAGCCGGAAATCCCGTCCCTGATAGCGATACGTCAATCGCGTGTGATCGACGCCCAGCAGGTGCAGCATCGTGGCGTGCAGGTCGTTGACGTGGACCTTGTTCTCCACGGCGTGATAGCCCAGGTCGTCGGTGGCTCCGTAGGTGATGCCGCCGCGGACGCCACCCCCGGCGAGGAACATGCTGAAGGCCCGCATGTGGTGGTCGCGGCCGACGCCTCCCTTGTTCGTCTGCGCCATCGGCGTGCGGCCGAACTCCCCTCCCCAGACGATCAACGTCTCGTCGAGCATGCCGCGCTGCTTGAGATCGGCGATCAGCCCGGCCGTCGGCTGGTCGCAATCCCGGGCACAGATCCGCATGTACTTCGTCAGATCGTTGTGGTGGTCCCAGTCGCGGTGATAGAGCTGGATGAACCGCACGCCGCGTTCCGCCAGTCGCCGCGCGAGCAGGCAGTTGTACGCGAACGAGCCATCCGCCCCCTTCGCCCCGTACAGGTCGAGTACATGTTGCGGCTCGTCGGCCACGTCCATCAGCCCGGGCACGCTCGCCTGCATGCGAAAGGCGAGCTCGTACTGTGCGATGCGCGTCTCCACCTCCGGGTTGGCCAGCAACTCGTTGCGTAGCGCGTCGAGCTTGCTCACGGTGCCGACCAGCCGACCTTGATCGGCCATCGTCACGCCCGGCGGATTGCCCAGGTAGTGAACGGCGTCGCCGTGCGAGTGGAAGGCCACGCCTTGATAACGGCTGGGCAAGAAGCCGCTATGCCACTGCCGCGCGGCGATCGGCTGCGGACTGCGGCCATCCTTGCTCGTGCTGGTCAGGACGACAAAGCCGGGCAGGTCGGCGGCCACGCTTCCCAGCCCGTACGTGATCCACGCGCCCATGCTCGGCCGCCCCGAGATCGACGTGCCCGTGTTCATCACCGTGTGCGCGGGATCGTGGTTGATCTGGTCGGTGTGCATCGAGCGGATGATGCAGAGATCATCGGCCACGCTGCCGATGTGAGGCAGCACCTCGCTGATCTCGAGCCCCGACTTGCCCGAGCGGTTGAACTTATAGAGCGGTGCCTGGCAGTTGAGCTTCTGCCCCTGCAGTTGTGCAATGGGTTGGCCGGCGGTGAAGGACTCGGGCATCGGTTGCCCGTGCATCTCGGCCAGTTGCGGCTTCGGGTCGAAGGTCTCGAAGTGGGACGGCCCCCCCGCCATGCAGAGAAAGATCACCCGCTTGATGCGCGGCGCGAAGTGAGGCAGCCCGGCCGCATCGGGAGCAATGCCCGGCACGCTCGACGCGGTGTTCGCTTCAACGCCAATCGCAGGCAAGCTGCCAGCGAGAGAGGCCAGGCCGAGAGCCCCCAGCCCCAGCGAAGTCCGGCCGAGAAAGGTTCGTCGATGAAGCTGCTGGTCGAAGTCGAATTTGTGGTCTTTATTATTCATCCGCAGATTTTGCAGGTTTTGAGAATGCTTTAACGCAAAGGCGCAGGGATTGTGGTTTGTGATTAGCAGAATGTTGTAGCTACTTGGATCCTGACTCCACTGCTGGGCAAACCAGCAGTGCCACGCGGCGATGGTTTCAACGTGCGTAGTTGAAACTCCTTCCATCTGCTCCGCGTCTCCTCCTCACTCCGCGTCTCCGCGTGAGCCGTCTTCTTTGCGTCTCTGCGTCTTCGCGCCTTCGCGTTAAAACTATTCAAACTAGTTGCGCGAGATCGTCTCGTGCAGATTCAGGATGGCCCGCGCGACCATCGTCCACGCGGCCAGTTCCGCCAGCGGTGCTTTTTCTTCTAGCGCGGCTTGTCCGACGCCCAACAACCCGCGGGCGGCGGTCTCATCTTCTGCGAATCGCGTGCGGCCCTCGGCCAACAGCTCGACCAACAACTGCCGTTCGCGCTCGTCGGGCGTGCGCGACGTCGCTTCTCGCCAAGCCCAATCGACGCGATCGGCATCCGGTTGATCGGCGGTTTTGACCACGATGCTAGCGGCGAACCCGCGTGCGGCCTCGACATACGTGGGATCGTTCATCAGCGCGAGCGCCGCCTGGGGCGTGTTCGAGACAGCTCGCTGCGCCGTGCATTCCTCGCGACTCGGGGCATCGAAGGCCAACAAGCTCGGGTGTAGAAACGTCCGCTGCCAATGGGTGTACAGCCCACGCCGGTATTGATTCGCCCCCTCGTCAGCCTTCCAAGTGCGCTTCGGAAAGTTCAGAAACTCCCAATACCCCTCGGGTTGATAGGGCTTCACGCTCCGTCCGCCGACCTCGCGCACGAGCAACCCACTGTGGACGAGCGCCGTGTCGCGAATGAACTCCGCCTCGAGCCGCCAGCGCCCCTGCCGGGCAAGCAGCCGGTTCTGCGGATCGCGCGCCGTCAGCTCCGCGGTGGGAATCGACGACTGCTGGTACGCGCGGCTCGAAGTAATCAGACGGACCAAGTGCTTGACGTCCCAGCCCGACTCGATGAACTCGACCGCCAGCCAGTCGAGCAACTCGGGATGCGTGGGCGACTCTCCTTGCGCGCCGAAGTCGTCGAGTTGCCGTGCGAGCCCGGCGCCGAAGAAGAGCTTCCACAGTCGGTTTACGAACACGCGCGCCGTGAGCGGGTTATCCCGCGCCAGGAGCCAATTGGCCAGATCGAGACGCGTCAGACGACCGTCGCTGAGCGCTTGCGACGCGAGAAAGGCGGGAATCGCCGGCTCGACGACGTCACCCGTGTTATCGAGCCAATTGCCGCGCGGCAGGATCCGCATCTCGCGCGGTTCGACCGACACGGTGATCATCGTGCGCGGGTAAGAATCCTCGAGCTGCTTCTTTTCCTTTTGTAAACGCGCAAGCTGCTTCTCATGCTCGGTCCGTGCGGCGGCCTGCTCCTCGGCGAGCGCGGCCATTTGTTCTTCGAGCGAGGCGATCTGCTGCTCTAGCTCGGCAGTCTGTTGTTGCTGCATCGGCGTGGGAACGGGCATTTCCGGCGCGCGTCCACCACGGCTGTAGACCGCCTCTTCCTGCACGTCGGCGAAAAAGGCCGCGAAGCTGTAGAAATCGCGGGTGGTCAGGGGATCGTACTTGTGATCGTGACACTCGGCGCAGCCCAGCGTCGCGGCGAGCCACACGCCCGACGTCGTGCGCACGCGATCGGCGGCGCTCTTGGCCAGGTACTCGCCCGGCTGCGCGCCCCCTTCTTCCGTGGTCTTGTTCAGTCGGTTGTAGCCCGAGGCCACACGCTGCGCCAGCGTCGGCTCGGGCAACAGGTCGCCGGCCAGTTGTTCGCGCGTGAATTGATCGAAGGGAAGGTTCCGGTTGAACGCCTCGATGACGTAATCGCGATAAGGCGAGATCGGCTGCTC
It encodes:
- a CDS encoding cyclase family protein, translating into MMQFDKMRIIDLSVALADNAPSEPLPARIHYVTHDDEGRQQMEQFFGIRPEDLVYSHGQGWAIEEIIAITHTGTHVDAPYHYGATSEGKPARHIDEVPLEWCFAPGVLLDMRHKDPGSFIEIEDLEKALTQIEHVLRPLDIVLLQTGADKRLDSPAYFAQPGLGREGTLWLVERGVRVIGIDAYTLDRPFASMVADYQRTGDGRYIWPAHFAGLTREYCQIEKLANLDQIPSPKGFYVSCLPVKIERASAGWCRAVALVPES
- a CDS encoding DUF1501 domain-containing protein is translated as MNNKDHKFDFDQQLHRRTFLGRTSLGLGALGLASLAGSLPAIGVEANTASSVPGIAPDAAGLPHFAPRIKRVIFLCMAGGPSHFETFDPKPQLAEMHGQPMPESFTAGQPIAQLQGQKLNCQAPLYKFNRSGKSGLEISEVLPHIGSVADDLCIIRSMHTDQINHDPAHTVMNTGTSISGRPSMGAWITYGLGSVAADLPGFVVLTSTSKDGRSPQPIAARQWHSGFLPSRYQGVAFHSHGDAVHYLGNPPGVTMADQGRLVGTVSKLDALRNELLANPEVETRIAQYELAFRMQASVPGLMDVADEPQHVLDLYGAKGADGSFAYNCLLARRLAERGVRFIQLYHRDWDHHNDLTKYMRICARDCDQPTAGLIADLKQRGMLDETLIVWGGEFGRTPMAQTNKGGVGRDHHMRAFSMFLAGGGVRGGITYGATDDLGYHAVENKVHVNDLHATMLHLLGVDHTRLTYRYQGRDFRLTDVAGEVVREILA
- a CDS encoding PSD1 domain-containing protein: MPRLVGLSIVLMLLAGGRVASGDASQPVQFHRDVRPILSNNCFRCHGPDAESREADLRLDTREGLLGESSAGEPIVEPSDPDASELYRRLTTEHADERMPPEGSNLVLNERQIATIRDWIAAGAPWQNHWSYEPLVRPELPPGDESNPIDRFLAARLATEKLAFAPPADPVTLARRLSFDLTGLPPGADDVATFARQASNKDYHATVERLLASPHYGERMAVYWLDLVRYADSCGYHSDVEQPISPYRDYVIEAFNRNLPFDQFTREQLAGDLLPEPTLAQRVASGYNRLNKTTEEGGAQPGEYLAKSAADRVRTTSGVWLAATLGCAECHDHKYDPLTTRDFYSFAAFFADVQEEAVYSRGGRAPEMPVPTPMQQQQTAELEQQIASLEEQMAALAEEQAAARTEHEKQLARLQKEKKQLEDSYPRTMITVSVEPREMRILPRGNWLDNTGDVVEPAIPAFLASQALSDGRLTRLDLANWLLARDNPLTARVFVNRLWKLFFGAGLARQLDDFGAQGESPTHPELLDWLAVEFIESGWDVKHLVRLITSSRAYQQSSIPTAELTARDPQNRLLARQGRWRLEAEFIRDTALVHSGLLVREVGGRSVKPYQPEGYWEFLNFPKRTWKADEGANQYRRGLYTHWQRTFLHPSLLAFDAPSREECTAQRAVSNTPQAALALMNDPTYVEAARGFAASIVVKTADQPDADRVDWAWREATSRTPDERERQLLVELLAEGRTRFAEDETAARGLLGVGQAALEEKAPLAELAAWTMVARAILNLHETISRN